From the genome of Pseudomonas sp. FP453:
ATCCCCCTCCACCCCACCTTCACCTCCACCGAGCGCATCCGCGTCTCCCTGCACACCCTCGAAGCACTCAGCGTAAACCCCGACCGCGCAATCGGCGCCTACATGGCCGACAACAGCATGATCGACATCATCCAGCAAGGCGCCACCCTCGCCATCGACAGCGGCCGCACGCAAATCGTCGACGGCGAAATCTACGCCGTCGAACACGACGGCATGCTGCGCATCAAATACCTCTACAACCGCCCCGGCGGCGGCCTGCGCATGCGCAGCCACAACGCCGGCGAACATCCCGACGAATACCTCACCTACGAGCAACGTTTCGAACAGAGTGTGAAGATCGTCGGTTGGGTGTTCTGGTGGTCCACGCTAAACAACCGCCGCCCGCCCGTGCCACTGGATGAACACCTGTTGGGCTGGGAAGGCTCTAAATCGGAACCGGAGGTGGGCATTTGAGGTGAATGTGGGTATCATGCGCCGCACATTTGGCAGGGGTTGGCTCAAGGCTATTCACCCTGCTCGGCGATGCGGAGGAGTTCCCGCGGATGCCCCTACTATTCAGCCAGACGCAATGTTGGCTGAGCGATTTGAAGGCTGTTGAGGTTTGTCAAAAACAAGCTGAGGCAGTCAGCGAGAAGCCGGCCACAAGCCGGCTTTTTAATTGTCCAAAATAATCCTACCCCATCCGAGAATCCACCTGATAGCTTAGCTATTCCGGGGGTTTCAGGCATTCCCCTGTCCAATGGCGTTCAACGCCATTTGACCTCATCCGACGATGAAGTGGGGGGACAGGTGGGGGGACAAAAGGGACGACAGGGGAAATCAAATGGGTAAGCTGAATCCGAAACAAGTCGAAAACCTGACCGAACCTGGCACCTATGAAGATGGTGATGGGCTTCGCTTGGTCGTCAAACCTACCGGGCGTAAATCCTGGCTACTTCGCTTCCAGCTGGCGGGCCGTCGTAGAGAGATGGGGCTGGGCTCATTCCCTGAGGTGAGTCTCAAGAAGGCCAGACAAGATGCCAGTGCTAAACGCACCCAATTGAGTGATGGCGTAGACCCATTAGCCGCTCGCGACATAGAGCGCGCAGCTCAACGGGAAGCCCAGCGAGCAAGTGAAGCGAAGCAACTGAAGTTCGAGACCCTCGCAACGGAATACCGTGATGCTCACGGCGCGGCGTGGTCGGAGAAGTGGCGTAAAGGGTGGCTGCGTAAGCTGGAGCTGTATGCGTTTGATCACATAGGCAAGCTGTCAGCCGAAGACATCGGTACTCCCGAAGTACTCAAGGTGCTGCAACCTATCTGGGCCACCAAAACACGAACCGCCGATGAGGTACGTGGGCAAATTGAGCAAGTTTTGGACGCCGCTAAGGCACGCAACCTGCGAAAGGGTGAGAACCCCGCTCGCTGGCGCGGGCACTTAGACAATCTGTTGAGCCGTGCTGAAAAGAAGAAGGCTCGGAAGCGCGAGCACTTTGAAGCTTTGCGCTGGCAGGATGTGCCGGATCTGATGATAAAGCTCAGGGCAAACTCCACGCCCCCGTCTTGGGCCGCTCAACTGTTGATCATGACCAGCGCACGCGCCCACATGGTTAGGTTCGCTCGTTGGGATGAGTTTGATGTAGAAGCTGGGACTTGGTCGCTGCCAGACGAGCGAATGAAGATGCGGGTAGCCTTCGTAATTCCACTTGCTGAGGACGTCGTAAAGCTGGTGAAGAGTATTCCACGAGATGAGGGAAGCGCCTTTCTGTTTCCAGGCCAGGGCAAGACAGGGGTCATGCACGCAAACGCAATACGTACGCTCCTACACAGCATGGAGTATGAACACGTAACACGTCACGGCTTTCGATCCTCGTTTCGTGACTGGGCCGGTGAGTGCACTCACTACCCACGCGAGGTTTGCGAGATGGCATTGGCGCATGATGAACGCGATCAGACTGAAGGGGCCTATTCGCGCTCGGACTTCCTTGATAAACGCCGATTGCTGATGAAGGACTGGGCAGCCTTCCTCAATCCAACGTTCAACAGTAATCTCGAAGTCTGAATACCTAGTATATCAAGCCGCACCTTCAAGGAGTCGACATGACCAATTCATCGCAACATCAAGCTCAAGCCTTGCATGAGCTTGAGCAACTAAAAGAAGAGCTACAGGCTAACTGGAATAGCGAAAGGCTCAGGATAGAAGAGTCATTGTGCTACCTTATAACACACTCTGTTGGCGAAGATTATAACCACATCAAAAATAGCATAGAAGCCCAAGTAAAAACGGGAGAGACGTGCAAAGATCAGAAGACGTCTCAATGGGTGATGAGTGAGTTCGACTCGCAAACCCACCCCGCGCGAGAATACACCCTAATCGCACTCACCTACCTCCTCCTATTTGACTTTGAATGTAAAAATGGATCCATCGCTAGCGCTTCGAAACTTATCTGTCATGCTAGCCACTTCGAGGGATATGCCAGTGGAGTGACACTTCCTCGAATTAATGGAGGGGCCCGAGGACGTTCAAAGAACAGCCAAAAAAACCAGAACAAGATAGCAGTTTTAATTAGCTCGCTTCGGCCGACGGAAGGCTGGAGAAAAGAGCGAGACGCTGCAAACTGTATTTATGAGGAAGCTGTAAAACTAAATAAAAATTCAAGCATGAATCTCACCCCCTCCCAACTTACTAACCTGATGACGAAATGGATGAAGGAAGAAGGCTCCGTATGCCGAGCGGCCTTTCTGGGCACTAGTGAATAGGTTATTCACTTGGTAACGCCTCAGGCTGCTTTCTGGGCCTACCTCGTTTTGTTTCCTTGGGAGATACCCGCCCTCCTTTCCCGAAGCACCTACCGCCGTCAGGTGCGATCATCCGGATGAAGTAATCCGGCTTGGTCAGATACGCCGCCACAAGGTTTAGCCCAGCCCTTAGACCGGCCTGATGGTGGCTAATCATGCCAACCCCTAAGATCCCTTTCTTTTCAAGCGCCGCTTTGTTCTTGTTGCAGTTATAATAAATTCCTTTCCCTTCAGTCACCATCTCTACCCAGTATTCCCCCAGAAGCTTGGCAATGACGATATCCTCTCGATGATCAGTTCCATTCAAAAACAACAAACAGTGATAATGGTAGGACTTATCAAGACCATATTCCAGTTTCCAAGCATACCCTACAACACCCGGTGACTTAGGGCTCCTGAGATACTTCATTAAGGCTTCGCGATGCCTCCTGGCTTCGGCATGGGTGATAGCGGTTTCTCCTCGAGGAAAGCAGTACTGGCTGCGATAGGTGAAATCGATACGAATCACTAGCATCCTAGCGTAACGCACAAACAGCGACTCAATATATCCAACTAGGCTTTTATAATTCTTATTGGCAGACCGGCTAAACCCTTTCAGATTAGTTTGAAACTCCACCCCACGAATTTCCTGCTTAACCTTTTCTATCAAGTCATGGAGCAGGGATAATTCATCAGATTGAAGCAGCTCAACCTTATATACATCTGTTTTCAGCTCCACTCCAACAAAGTACATCATAAAGACTCTCAACAGCGGATTAAACTCATGACAGGGATAAACCTCTTTGATCATCCCAAAATCCACCTTTAGTAAGCTTAGACAGTCCTGCTCCAACACTCTGACCCTCTTCTGCTTAGACATCGCCGTCGTGCGAGGCAGAAACAACCCCTTCTCACAGGCCTTCAGACGCAACATTACGTTCACAATTGAACGGATATCACTCGCCAATAACGCTTGATCGGTATACTGCTCAACCGTCTCACCGTTGATGTCCGCATACATGTACGACTCATGTTCAAAATAGAACTCTATCTCTTCTTCAAACCTCATGCACTCACCTTATATTGACAGGCACTCTAATCATTCCTCACATAGAGCACTCAACTAACGTTAAGTCACTACCGCACCCATCGACGCATACTGCCTATGCACACCTATGCTCTATCACGGTGTGCATGGGAGATGGATATCAGGTATAGATATTAAATATAGACACTAGAGTTACTAGATACTATTCTAGATATAACATAGATACCAATATTCAAACTCTCTGCTTGCCCCGGCCAACCCAACGAATTAGATAAACAACAGCACCGCACGCTGGAGATATGACCCAATAGAAAAATGAAAGTTAGTGCTTGTGGTTGCTCGAATTAGAACCATTATAAGAAACGCTGACGCATCGCTGTAGCCAAGCGCTTACATCTTCCTCCAGCCACCCCACAGCAAAGCTGCCCAATTTAAAAGGCTTAGGGAACGTTGCGTCATATCGCGAAGATCTTGGGTTGATCCGATCATAAATAGTTGATCGTGACAGCCCCACCCTAACTGAAAGCTGCTTGAGTCTGATAACACTAGGATGTACTGCCGAATCTCGCTGCATGGTAGGTACCCTCGGGTTTCAATGAGCCCCAACGGTAAAAGATCTTCTTCCCGCGTTCACTCGACTTAGCACCCAGTAAAAAATTCCCAGGTGCTAAACCAGATTTCAATTGACGACCGATCCACTACCGGACTGAGGCATGCACTAGCCTACCTTCCAGTACAGAAAGTTGGTTCCCAGCTATGAAATGTTAGTTCCCTCGTTTGAAATGTTAGTTCTTTTGTCAGAGAGAACTAACTTCGGCCCTCTTCGTGGACACCAAGAATCAATTCGAAACAATTTTAATCATACATAACACTTGAGCAACGACAATATCCTTGACACCGATAATTATTTAGAGGTCTGAAAAAATGATTGAATGCCCAAGCTGCGGGTCATCAGCCGTCGCACAACAAGCTACAGCCAAGAAAGCAGGTGCCGCCATCGGTGGAGTGAGCGGTGTGCTCAAAGGATTATCCGCTACCACAATCGGTGCCAATATTATTTTGATCACTGGCAGCCCAACAGGCGGGCTAACCACAGCAGTAGGCCGATTGGCCTCATCCATTATGGCGGCATTCGCAAGCGGCGCAGCCGGATGTATCGCGGGAGCGAGGATCGGAGCATTAATTGATCGCAACGTATTCGACTTCTACCGATGCAGTCACTGTAACTGCTCTTTCAAGATGCATTTACCTGCAACATCCGTGAAGGCGTCACACACAGTCGAAGCAATTCAAGACAACTGATATTCATCTCGCTTACATATTACGCACCGCTGATATCCCAGCAGCGTTGGCGCTCGCCTGTCAAACAAGGAAAAACCTAATGGCACATCTAATCGAACACATGGCTTATGTCGGTGAAACGCCATGGCATGAACTCGGCTCCGCACTTTCACCCAAGCAACCTATTGAGGTCTGGCAGAAAGAAGCCGGTATGAACTGGCGCATAGAAGACAGTCCCGTCCATTTCAAGGCCAACACGGTAGGTAACCTGGGATCAATTTATACATTCCCAGAACAGAAGGTTCTTTACCGCTCTGACACCAAAGCAGCGCTTTCAGTAGTCTCACAGCGCTACCAAATAGTGCAGCCTCGCGATGTGCTCGAATTTTACCGCGACCTCACTGAGGTCTCCGGGTATGAGCTGGAAACTGCGGGAGTGTTGAAAGGAGGTCGTAAGTTCTGGGCGTTGGCGCGGACAGGGCAGACCGCAGCGTTGGCGGGTAATGATGAAGTGAATGGTTATTTGCTACTGGCAACCTCGTGCGACGGAACGTTAGCTACCACCGCCACACCCACCACCGTTCGAGTCGTCTGCAACAACACACTGACTATTGCCCTGGATGGGGCAAGCCGCGCTATCAAGGTTCCGCACAGTACTCGGTTTGATCCACAGGCGGTAAAGAAGCAGCTGGGTATCGCGGTATCACAGTGGGACGAATTCATGCATCGAATGCACATGCTTGCAGAGCGCAGGGTGCAGTGGCCGGAAGCGATGAGTTTCTTCCTCAGCGTGCTGTGCGACACCCCTGCTAACAGCCCCATTCCTGAAGTACTACCGAACGAAAGAGCACTACGAAAAGTACAAAGCCTGTATGAAGGACAAGGCCGAGGCTCAACCTTGCAGTCTGCTAAAGGCACCGCATGGGGACTGCTCAACGCCGTGACCGAATATGTCGATCACGAGCGGCGGGCAAGGAGCTCTGAGTACCGGATGGACTCGGCATGGTTTGGACAAGGTGCAGTCATTAAGCAGAGGGCACTGGATGCGGCTCTACGCCTCGCGGCCTGAACCGTTTCGCACACCAAAACCGCCCAGCAAGTGCCTCATGGCTGGGCGCTTTATGCCTTATGGGAACCGTTTAGATCCGGCCTTCCTACCCAACTGAACTACGCAAAGAATGGGCAGATCCAGGAATTAAGAACGGCTTACGCAAACAAACCGCTGATTAATGAACGGTCATAGTCCTGCGTCGATGAGCAAATCTGACGGTTTGCAGTGCAAAGCAGTCGCGATCCGAAGGATATTCAAAAAGGTAACGTTCCTCTCCCCTCGCTCTATTTTCCCCATGTGAGAACGGTCGATCCCGGCAGCATCCGCCAAGGCTTCTTGCGACAGCGTATGCCCTAGTCTTCGTGCGCGTACCGCCGCACCAAGCTGTACTAGGTCGCCGTCTTTATCGTGAGTCGCAGAGATTCTTGCCATGGCGAAAATCGTCGCGCTATGATGCTTTCACGACCACGGTATTTACGACCTTTTTTGACATTTCTGTGACGTAGAGCAGAGCTAGCAGTGGGCCTTCCTACCACCAATACAGAGAATCCGAAAATATGTCTCTTTCAACAGTAAATGGATTAAACGAATCTCAAATAGAAACTTTTCTAAAAGCCAAAAAGTCTTTTGAGGTTATAGGTTTAAGAGGTCAATTCACTAAGAGCGTAGTGATTATCGAAAAAAAGATAGAAAGCCTAGACCTAAAGTGCCGAGTAAAAGTCGATCTGAAAGGTGCTTTAGCTCAAGGCGGTATATTGGGCACTGTTATTGGAGCGGCTTCTCTCCCCATCGGAGTCGCTTTAGCCGCCGCTGCTACCGTTGTCAGTACTGGGCATACTCTAGCCACCTACAACCCCGACTACGAAATCATAAAAGACTACGTCAATAAAAAACTAAAAATTATCTATAAAAAATAACATACGACAGTATTAATTAGCGCGACAGCGCACACTAGAGAGCTTAATAAATTGAAAACAAAGTCAACCATACTAAAAGCAACCATTTGCCTTGCGCTCACATTCGCCATAAACGCTCAAGCCGAAGTTGACTACGGTTACATGTATCCGCCCATGCTGCCAAATGAACAAACTATGAACGACCTGCCTTACGCCATTCCCTGTGCGGAGGCCAAAAATCAGTATGGGGCGAAATTTTACCGTTGCACTTGGTATAGCATTCCAAGAAACATCACTCAGTGGAATGTACAACAACAGCGTAACGTTACCTTCAGCAACCACATTAGCGGTAAATGTGTGCGAGGCACTTGCCGTGCATCCAATGGCTCAGGCATCTATGGCATGTACGGTCAGGACCTAAGCTTTAGCCTTTCAATTTACTATTACATCTATGAAAGCGAGGATGGTTATCCGATAGCCTACCGCATGGACGGCGGACCAAATAAAAAGGGGAAAGAGGTTACTTACTCTCAAGCTCGTGCAACACTTCAAGATTTTTTGCTTGACCACGGCATTAGCAATGCGAGCGTAAAAGACTCTATTGCTGTCTACTCTCTGGATGCGAATGAAACGAGTGGCTCCGTCGATAGCGAACCACAGGTCGAAAAGACCCCCATGACAAAACCCACCAAAACGATCGAAGTAA
Proteins encoded in this window:
- a CDS encoding helix-turn-helix domain-containing protein, whose product is MARISATHDKDGDLVQLGAAVRARRLGHTLSQEALADAAGIDRSHMGKIERGERNVTFLNILRIATALHCKPSDLLIDAGL
- a CDS encoding DUF932 domain-containing protein; this encodes MAHLIEHMAYVGETPWHELGSALSPKQPIEVWQKEAGMNWRIEDSPVHFKANTVGNLGSIYTFPEQKVLYRSDTKAALSVVSQRYQIVQPRDVLEFYRDLTEVSGYELETAGVLKGGRKFWALARTGQTAALAGNDEVNGYLLLATSCDGTLATTATPTTVRVVCNNTLTIALDGASRAIKVPHSTRFDPQAVKKQLGIAVSQWDEFMHRMHMLAERRVQWPEAMSFFLSVLCDTPANSPIPEVLPNERALRKVQSLYEGQGRGSTLQSAKGTAWGLLNAVTEYVDHERRARSSEYRMDSAWFGQGAVIKQRALDAALRLAA
- a CDS encoding inovirus-type Gp2 protein, with the translated sequence MRFEEEIEFYFEHESYMYADINGETVEQYTDQALLASDIRSIVNVMLRLKACEKGLFLPRTTAMSKQKRVRVLEQDCLSLLKVDFGMIKEVYPCHEFNPLLRVFMMYFVGVELKTDVYKVELLQSDELSLLHDLIEKVKQEIRGVEFQTNLKGFSRSANKNYKSLVGYIESLFVRYARMLVIRIDFTYRSQYCFPRGETAITHAEARRHREALMKYLRSPKSPGVVGYAWKLEYGLDKSYHYHCLLFLNGTDHREDIVIAKLLGEYWVEMVTEGKGIYYNCNKNKAALEKKGILGVGMISHHQAGLRAGLNLVAAYLTKPDYFIRMIAPDGGRCFGKGGRVSPKETKRGRPRKQPEALPSE
- a CDS encoding integrase arm-type DNA-binding domain-containing protein, which codes for MGKLNPKQVENLTEPGTYEDGDGLRLVVKPTGRKSWLLRFQLAGRRREMGLGSFPEVSLKKARQDASAKRTQLSDGVDPLAARDIERAAQREAQRASEAKQLKFETLATEYRDAHGAAWSEKWRKGWLRKLELYAFDHIGKLSAEDIGTPEVLKVLQPIWATKTRTADEVRGQIEQVLDAAKARNLRKGENPARWRGHLDNLLSRAEKKKARKREHFEALRWQDVPDLMIKLRANSTPPSWAAQLLIMTSARAHMVRFARWDEFDVEAGTWSLPDERMKMRVAFVIPLAEDVVKLVKSIPRDEGSAFLFPGQGKTGVMHANAIRTLLHSMEYEHVTRHGFRSSFRDWAGECTHYPREVCEMALAHDERDQTEGAYSRSDFLDKRRLLMKDWAAFLNPTFNSNLEV
- a CDS encoding AlpA family transcriptional regulator, with amino-acid sequence MQRDSAVHPSVIRLKQLSVRVGLSRSTIYDRINPRSSRYDATFPKPFKLGSFAVGWLEEDVSAWLQRCVSVSYNGSNSSNHKH
- a CDS encoding S24 family peptidase — protein: MNTSGDRLKALLREVHLSASDFAKNRGVTPQHVNNWFKRGVPMGRLNEIAELLCVSSRWLNTGLGPKHPPANFLLDGPTARNALPTREDSGKYLTGPACAPEKIDVEIPLHPTFTSTERIRVSLHTLEALSVNPDRAIGAYMADNSMIDIIQQGATLAIDSGRTQIVDGEIYAVEHDGMLRIKYLYNRPGGGLRMRSHNAGEHPDEYLTYEQRFEQSVKIVGWVFWWSTLNNRRPPVPLDEHLLGWEGSKSEPEVGI